A DNA window from Chlamydia felis Fe/C-56 contains the following coding sequences:
- a CDS encoding M20/M25/M40 family metallo-hydrolase: MNNDLDYFESHYEQFLKEFSNFLHFHSISADPECLADCQSCADFLVDNLKTIFSVELWEKPGHPPIIYATYRKLDSTKPTLLLYNHYDVQPADINDGWLGDPFTMRQEGDRLIARGVSDNKGQCFYTWKALQYYYQSRKGFPVNITWIIEGEEESNSTALKSLIQEKKDTLKADYLLIIDGGFSSAKSPSVSIGARGLVTMKVILEEGNKDMHSGIFGGIAYNVNRALATMLASLYHSDNSIAVEGFYDDLHLPQEDEYCDVPKDNLLQDGEQSLGFRPTLHPPATTAEEALSLYPTLEINGLSGGYTGPGFKTVIPQKATAYLSCRLVPKQHPQKVAKQVIQHLEKLVPPTLKFSYEIFDGSPGWRSSPNLPVVLALQEIYSDLYHEPCLRLFMAATIPIASLLGEVSQTEPIICGTSYLSDAIHAAEENFSLEQMRNGFISICLLLDRLGKA, translated from the coding sequence ATGAACAATGATCTTGATTATTTTGAAAGTCATTACGAACAATTTCTCAAGGAATTTTCAAATTTTCTTCATTTTCATTCTATATCTGCCGACCCCGAATGCCTTGCTGATTGCCAAAGTTGTGCGGATTTCCTTGTGGACAATCTTAAAACTATATTTTCCGTAGAATTATGGGAAAAACCTGGGCATCCTCCTATAATCTATGCAACTTACCGTAAGTTGGATTCAACGAAGCCGACTCTACTTCTTTATAACCACTATGATGTCCAGCCTGCGGATATTAATGACGGATGGCTAGGAGATCCCTTTACCATGAGACAAGAAGGAGACCGTCTGATTGCCCGAGGAGTTTCTGATAATAAGGGGCAATGCTTTTACACCTGGAAAGCTCTTCAATACTATTATCAATCCCGAAAAGGATTCCCTGTGAATATTACCTGGATTATAGAAGGTGAAGAAGAAAGCAATAGCACAGCATTAAAATCCCTTATTCAGGAAAAGAAAGACACCTTAAAAGCCGATTACCTTCTAATTATTGACGGAGGCTTTTCTTCTGCAAAATCGCCCTCTGTTAGCATCGGAGCTCGAGGTTTAGTGACTATGAAAGTTATCTTGGAGGAAGGTAACAAAGACATGCATTCGGGGATTTTTGGCGGCATTGCCTATAATGTCAACAGAGCACTAGCAACCATGCTAGCCTCTCTATATCATAGCGACAACTCTATTGCTGTTGAAGGTTTTTATGATGACCTTCATCTCCCTCAAGAGGACGAATATTGTGATGTGCCTAAAGATAACCTTTTACAAGATGGGGAGCAAAGTTTAGGATTTCGTCCTACTCTACATCCTCCTGCAACTACTGCTGAAGAAGCTTTAAGTTTGTACCCCACTTTGGAAATAAATGGACTGTCTGGAGGTTATACAGGACCAGGATTTAAAACTGTCATTCCCCAAAAAGCTACTGCCTATCTTTCTTGCAGGCTTGTTCCCAAACAACATCCACAAAAGGTAGCCAAACAGGTTATTCAGCATTTAGAAAAACTTGTTCCCCCCACGTTAAAATTTTCCTATGAGATTTTTGACGGCTCTCCGGGTTGGAGAAGTTCTCCAAATTTACCCGTGGTTCTAGCATTACAAGAAATTTATTCAGATCTTTATCACGAGCCTTGTCTTAGATTGTTTATGGCGGCAACTATTCCCATAGCTTCGTTACTAGGTGAAGTTTCTCAAACAGAACCTATCATTTGCGGAACCTCCTATTTAAGTGACGCTATTCATGCTGCCGAGGAAAACTTCTCCCTAGAGCAAATGAGAAACGGTTTTATTTCTATTTGTCTTCTTCTTGATAGATTAGGAAAAGCATAA